In one window of Thermus neutrinimicus DNA:
- the glcF gene encoding glycolate oxidase subunit GlcF has protein sequence MQHRIPVETLGKEGEVMAHAIEACVHCGFCLPTCPTYLVLQEEMDSPRGRIFLMKEVLEGNLPLEEALPYLDRCLACQACVTACPSGVPYGELIATFRLHTEKKRHRYPLELAYRQSLLRILPYPERFRPLAGLGSRLKPLLKPLPLPKALKAPIALLPDRLPERESYQEVYPAKGQRRARVGILLGCAQQVLRPSINRATIRVLQENGVEVWVAQEQVCCGALNLHAGDKEGARALARRNLQVFREVDYVVTNAAGCGSGMKEYPLLFLGEPEEEEARALAAKVKDLTVILEELGFIPPPPPPRPLRVAYHDACHLAHAQGVREAPRRILKASGVEVLEPKEWEICCGSAGTYNLFQPEIAEVLGRRKAENLQATQPDLVVTGNIGCLTQIQAYLDQGIPIVHTAELLEMLYAGGGLEEKETNGLAL, from the coding sequence ATGCAGCACCGCATACCCGTGGAAACCCTGGGCAAGGAAGGGGAGGTGATGGCCCACGCCATAGAGGCCTGCGTGCATTGCGGCTTTTGCCTCCCCACCTGCCCCACCTACCTGGTCCTGCAGGAGGAGATGGACTCCCCCAGGGGGCGGATCTTCCTCATGAAGGAGGTCCTCGAGGGCAACCTTCCCCTGGAGGAAGCCCTTCCCTACCTGGATCGTTGCCTGGCCTGCCAGGCCTGCGTTACCGCCTGTCCCAGCGGCGTCCCCTACGGGGAGCTCATCGCCACCTTCCGCCTCCACACCGAAAAGAAGCGCCACCGCTACCCCCTGGAACTGGCCTATCGCCAGTCCCTCCTCCGCATCCTCCCCTACCCTGAGCGCTTTCGGCCCCTGGCCGGACTAGGAAGCCGGCTAAAACCCCTCCTGAAGCCCCTTCCCCTACCCAAGGCCCTAAAGGCCCCCATCGCTCTCCTTCCCGACCGCCTGCCGGAAAGGGAGTCCTACCAGGAGGTCTACCCCGCCAAGGGCCAAAGGCGGGCCAGGGTGGGAATCCTGCTGGGATGCGCCCAGCAGGTCCTGAGGCCCTCCATCAACCGGGCCACCATCCGGGTCCTCCAGGAAAACGGGGTGGAGGTATGGGTGGCCCAGGAGCAGGTCTGCTGTGGGGCCTTGAACCTCCACGCTGGGGACAAGGAGGGGGCCAGGGCTTTGGCCCGAAGGAACCTTCAGGTCTTCCGGGAGGTGGACTATGTGGTCACCAACGCCGCCGGTTGCGGCTCGGGGATGAAGGAGTATCCCCTTCTCTTCCTGGGGGAGCCCGAGGAGGAGGAGGCCCGGGCCCTGGCCGCCAAGGTGAAGGACCTCACCGTCATCCTGGAGGAGCTGGGCTTCATCCCCCCTCCCCCGCCCCCAAGGCCCCTCAGGGTGGCCTACCACGACGCCTGCCACCTGGCCCACGCCCAAGGGGTGCGGGAAGCCCCGAGGAGGATCCTGAAGGCATCCGGGGTGGAGGTGCTGGAGCCCAAGGAGTGGGAGATCTGCTGCGGAAGCGCCGGCACCTACAACCTTTTCCAACCGGAGATCGCCGAGGTGTTGGGCAGGAGAAAAGCGGAAAATCTCCAGGCTACCCAGCCCGACCTGGTGGTTACGGGCAACATCGGCTGCCTCACCCAGATTCAGGCCTACCTGGACCAGGGCATCCCCATTGTGCACACGGCGGAGCTTTTGGAGATGCTATATGCGGGTGGGGGCCTTGAGGAAAAGGAGACCAACGGGCTTGCTCTATAA